One window of the Methanocaldococcus vulcanius M7 genome contains the following:
- a CDS encoding class III signal peptide-containing protein: protein MPLKKIKNWTLFSIGRAQISLEFSFLFLVIMLVCIISISHFLSQNFTEEDRVINEVENSAKTAVILINSGYNGINPNATLIYGGISWSDDKRELYIYISPKEYITPNIRNFIVDYIYNSTDINRSKYVIIVDP from the coding sequence ACTTAAAAAAATTAAAAATTGGACATTATTTAGTATTGGAAGAGCACAAATATCACTTGAATTCTCATTTTTATTTCTTGTAATAATGTTGGTGTGTATTATTAGTATAAGCCATTTTCTTTCTCAAAACTTTACTGAGGAAGATAGGGTAATAAATGAAGTTGAAAACTCAGCAAAAACTGCTGTAATTTTGATAAACTCTGGATATAATGGAATTAATCCTAATGCTACTTTGATATATGGTGGAATTTCTTGGTCTGATGACAAGAGAGAGTTATACATCTACATCTCTCCAAAAGAATATATTACTCCAAATATAAGAAACTTTATTGTTGATTATATATATAACTCAACAGACATAAACAGAAGTAAATATGTCATAATTGTAGATCCCTAA